The Ignavibacteria bacterium genome contains the following window.
ATTTAAAAATTTATTCGGTATTTAATGATTTAATGAGTTTTGATCGTTAAGTAATTCTTGAACTTTTTCAAGAACTAAATCTACACTTAATTCTTTGATACATTTAAATTGAACATCGGTGCGAGAACAACTCAACGGTTTTGGCGAGTAATAAAAACAAGGCTGACAATCTAGATTGAGCTTAGCAATTTTGTAATTCGTTTTAAATGGATGAACATAATTTGGATTGGTGGGACCAAATATCGCAACAACTTTCAATTTTAATGCTGATGCAATATGCATTAAAGCTGAGTCATTTGTAACAAACAAATTTGAGCGTTTCATAATTGCAGCAGTTTGTAATAAAGATTCAGTCTTTACAACTACAGCCTGATTTTGCATTGTGGAATTAATTTTTTCATTTAATTCGTATTCATCTGGTCCACCGAAAAGTAAAATCTTTGCTTTATATTCTTCTCTCAGTTTATTTCCAAGTTCAGCAAACTTTTCCGGTTCCCACCTTCTCTTGATATGATTCTTTAAAGTCGCACAACCCGCATGAAATCCAACAACGAAATCATTCTCATTAATATTATTTTTCTTCAGCCATTCGTCAGCAAATTCTTCTACATCAGAATTAAAATAAATCTCGAGTCCCCCATCCCATTCTTCATAAACGACATTGTGATTTTGAAGAAATAATTCAGCGAGCAATAAATTTTCTTCAACATTATGAAGAAAATCATTTTCAACAATTCGCTGATTGTTAAGAAATCCCAAATTCTCTAAATCTTTCCTCAAATATCTGACAGCGTACCTTTCACCTGTACCGACAATGAATGAAATTACATTATACTCTTTACGATTAGATGGGTAGACATTAAAAGTTACATCATATTTTTTTCTAAGTTTAAACAAAAAAAAGAGGGATTTAACAAATCCCTCTTTCATAAAATTAAAATAAATGACTTGATTAATCTTTGGATTAAATTCATAAACATCTTTAACACCTTTAAACATACAGAGCAAATCAATCTCCGCATCAGGAAGATATTTCCTAATCAGCGAAATAGCTGGTGAAAACATCAATGCGTCACCAATACCTGAAAGTGCAATGACTAATATCTTCACTTTTATTTAGTCGTATCGTTTTTGATCTCAAAGTTCATTTTCTGTTTGAAACGATTTATTTCTGTATCAATCGTTCTTGAATCATTAACAAATGAACGTAGTCCATTTAGAAGATTAATCGCCATCTGGTAATTTTCTTTTGCTTTGTCATTCATACCTTTTTCTTTATAGATATCCCCACGACCCTCATATATCTGCAGTAAGATTCTATAAGGATTATAATAACTCGAAACATCGCCTGGATTACGATCTCTATCTTTTTCAGCTAAAGGTTCAATTTCATCGGCAATCTCTATAAATCGATCTCCTCTGCCTGCTAATTTGTAAAGACTTGCGATATCTGAAAGTAATCTATAATCCAGAGGAATATATTTTCTTGGAAGTTTCTTTTCCATTTCATCCAGAACCTGACCTATCTTTTCATATTCGTTATTGTTCATATAATAAAGAGCGAGACGCAAAAAAGAATTTCGATAATTCATCATCATTCGTCTTTGATTCTCATCTAGATAAATCTTTCCTGTATTAAGTCCCCTAAACTTGAATCCAAGATGATAATCTTTATAATAACCTTCTGGTTCATTGAATAAGCATTTTTCCATTTTCTCACGATCAACATTTTTCTGCTGATTAGTTCCTCTGACAGGAGTAACCATAAAAGTCATTCCTTGCATAACCATATATTCATCTAATCCGAGTTTTGAATCATCTGAACAGGTAACGGAGAAATGAATTGGTCTTTTCCAACCCTGCTTTGCATTAGTTACAATAATATCTTGAACAACTAAATCTTGGACACGAATTATTCCTCTTGGCCCAACCTGTGTCTCGTATTGCATTGGAGGATTTAATCTGAAAACAATCTTTTTGTTCTTTATGACTGAAGAATCAGTCACGCCGAATTTTTGAATTGCTTCATCGGGAACTGGAATTTCAATATCTCTGCCAGAAAATTCCATCGGCATCAATCGATCTATTTGATCATCTGTGAATGAAATTGGTACTTTTTGTGCACCGTAAGGTTCTTCATTTTTAGCTTGCTTTATGTACCAGTTTGTATTAGCCAGACTCAAATTCACAATTCTAACATCTCTTCTAACTCCTTCAACATCCTGTAAATACCAGAGAGGGAAAGTATCGTTATCACCGTTCGTGAAAAGAATTGCATTTGGTTCGCAGCTTTGAAGAATGTTATAAGCAAAATCCCATGGTACAAAGTTTTTTGAACGATCGTGATCATCCCAATTTTGAATTGCCATATTAACTGGAACAGCTAAGAGAGTAATTGTAAATAATCCAACTGATGCAGGGATTAAATTTTTCTCTCCTAATTTTACTTTCAAATAATGCAATAATCCTTCAAAAGCAATTCCAATCCAGATTGCGAAAACAAAGAAAGATCCAACATAAAAATAATCTCGTTCTCTTGGCTGTGGTTCCTGTTGATTTTGATAAAGTGCAGTCAGAACTCCCATTAACAAAAACATTGCAAGAAAACTCAATCCCAATTTCCAATCTCTTCTGAAATGATAATACAAACCAATTAATCCAAGTATAAATGGAATTGCATAGTATCTATTAGGAAATCTCTGAGGATCACCGATGAAATTTTCGTCGGGTTTTCCAAATAAGATAGTTTTAGCATCTTGAACATCACCTTCTCTGCCGATAAAATTCCAGAATAAATATCTGTTATACATATGATTTATCTGGTAACGCCACATAAAATCTAAATCACTAGAGTAATTATAATAAATTCCCTGTTGGTGTGGTTCCTGACTATATCTTCTCTTAAATAATGGGAAATCTCCATATTGTTCACGATTAATGTAATAGACAAACTCATTCATCGTGTCGGGTTCATTTTCATTCATTGGCGGGTGAGCATTGGCTCTAATTATCACCATTGTATAAGATGTGTAACCAATAAAAATTAAAAACAATGAAGCGATAACGAGGAACGCCAGTGCCTTATTATTTTGTTTCGTCCAGTACATTCCATAAATAAGCAAAGCGACAAAGGCAACAACAAGTGAAAGTTTGAGTGTTAAATTAGTTCCACCAAACTTGGCCAGCAAAGAAGGGAAAAATTTTATAATCCCGGGATAAACAGCCCAGAAGAATAGGACGGCAAAAATACCCATATAAATAAATGATTCGAGATTAACTTCGTATTTTCTGAAATAAACAACCATTACAATTGTAAAGATTGCTAAAACACTCAAAAGATGAACACCGCTCGCCAAACCAATTATGTACATAATTAATAAAAGAATTTTTTCATTATTCACATCTTCAGCTTTTTCATACCACACAAGTAAAAGCCAGGTAATGATTGATACAAAAAACATTGAAATTGCATAAACTTCCGCTTCAACACCATTAAACCAGACTGTATCTAAAAATGAGTAGGTAATTCCTGCTAAAAATCCTGAACCATAATATGAAATTGCATCAAAGAAATTTTCTGGTCTTCTTCCCTTATAAAATGAAATCAGTTTAACAACTATAAAATAAAGGAACATTGAAGTAAATGCTGTCGATAGAACTGAG
Protein-coding sequences here:
- a CDS encoding glycosyltransferase family 9 protein — its product is MKILVIALSGIGDALMFSPAISLIRKYLPDAEIDLLCMFKGVKDVYEFNPKINQVIYFNFMKEGFVKSLFFLFKLRKKYDVTFNVYPSNRKEYNVISFIVGTGERYAVRYLRKDLENLGFLNNQRIVENDFLHNVEENLLLAELFLQNHNVVYEEWDGGLEIYFNSDVEEFADEWLKKNNINENDFVVGFHAGCATLKNHIKRRWEPEKFAELGNKLREEYKAKILLFGGPDEYELNEKINSTMQNQAVVVKTESLLQTAAIMKRSNLFVTNDSALMHIASALKLKVVAIFGPTNPNYVHPFKTNYKIAKLNLDCQPCFYYSPKPLSCSRTDVQFKCIKELSVDLVLEKVQELLNDQNSLNH
- a CDS encoding DUF2723 domain-containing protein; its protein translation is MNHKLINRIIGGLVFIITFIVYSLTVQPSVSFWDCGEFLAASYYLQVPHPPGAPLFLLIGRFFMMIPFVENLGLRMNYVSVLSTAFTSMFLYFIVVKLISFYKGRRPENFFDAISYYGSGFLAGITYSFLDTVWFNGVEAEVYAISMFFVSIITWLLLVWYEKAEDVNNEKILLLIMYIIGLASGVHLLSVLAIFTIVMVVYFRKYEVNLESFIYMGIFAVLFFWAVYPGIIKFFPSLLAKFGGTNLTLKLSLVVAFVALLIYGMYWTKQNNKALAFLVIASLFLIFIGYTSYTMVIIRANAHPPMNENEPDTMNEFVYYINREQYGDFPLFKRRYSQEPHQQGIYYNYSSDLDFMWRYQINHMYNRYLFWNFIGREGDVQDAKTILFGKPDENFIGDPQRFPNRYYAIPFILGLIGLYYHFRRDWKLGLSFLAMFLLMGVLTALYQNQQEPQPRERDYFYVGSFFVFAIWIGIAFEGLLHYLKVKLGEKNLIPASVGLFTITLLAVPVNMAIQNWDDHDRSKNFVPWDFAYNILQSCEPNAILFTNGDNDTFPLWYLQDVEGVRRDVRIVNLSLANTNWYIKQAKNEEPYGAQKVPISFTDDQIDRLMPMEFSGRDIEIPVPDEAIQKFGVTDSSVIKNKKIVFRLNPPMQYETQVGPRGIIRVQDLVVQDIIVTNAKQGWKRPIHFSVTCSDDSKLGLDEYMVMQGMTFMVTPVRGTNQQKNVDREKMEKCLFNEPEGYYKDYHLGFKFRGLNTGKIYLDENQRRMMMNYRNSFLRLALYYMNNNEYEKIGQVLDEMEKKLPRKYIPLDYRLLSDIASLYKLAGRGDRFIEIADEIEPLAEKDRDRNPGDVSSYYNPYRILLQIYEGRGDIYKEKGMNDKAKENYQMAINLLNGLRSFVNDSRTIDTEINRFKQKMNFEIKNDTTK